One window of Solwaraspora sp. WMMA2056 genomic DNA carries:
- a CDS encoding carboxypeptidase regulatory-like domain-containing protein: MDEQADAASATRMVEICGRRVELLAERTEWTQTFVNVDGSRTLEQTIEPARVRKGNAWVPVDTTLKMTANGVAPRATVLPMVFSGGGDAPLARLRDGERELAMTWPSRLPKPELEGATAIYRDVLPDVDLQVTAQPLGFSEVLVVHSREAAAHPDLASLRFGLETKGVTVGATASGGLAARDDKGAVVFAAPAPLMWDSTGSAAAETDAAAESATREKDTRESAPQRKPDLAEQQRQLDESSTAEVAPDQPAIPEAAHRAVMPVRVNEDSVTILPDKAMLADPRTKLPIYIDPSWTGGIVSNAWTTVWSKYKASSFWQNSSALYNGSTYGSAGAGRTQDCSGCSDYIIRSFFRMNTSKVSGKHIVKAEFRIEQRHAWTCSPKSNAKLWLTGAISSSTTWNNQPTWNGSYTAQTSGNRKYGAAHGCLGTGTIEFNVTSMVAKAASSKWSNLTVGLRAVDEGTKNQWKRFNHSSPKLAITYNTSPNALADRKSDGKACATGASRPYVLTTTPILAARHSDPDSDQQSLTTDFYWWPVGGTRTESNKVSQAAGNPSTVSRAIPSGRLTDGASYVWQARTWDGSHHGAWSGTCEFTVDATPPPPPANVGSTNYPNDGVPRGGVGLPGTFSVAAPTVRPYEVKEYAYSLDSGVLTAAKTVPARTTDYGASITLAPVRDGVNVLYIWSKDHAGRFSTPVIYNFSVRAGSGPAAEWTFEETGTTATDVSGHGNALTIGASATRVAGRSGIGTALSLPGTAAATRAGALSTPHPDTGVSTQVRTDVSFTIAAWVRIDSTTGTGLQTVVSANGSRASAYHLGYAGGNQRWRFTMAGADVDNPALYSVLSNAAPTAGRWTHLAGVYDASTRQMTLYVNGVLQTATATLVGGFNATTDVAVGKRKWNGGDDSFFTGLVDNVRFYNFMETPANLSELAVPLPPVVTFPNGNDATAGGQLTVRFDAGGDTNVTSFRYSVDGAGLDSAVNATTAGGTATVTIDVGGAMGERPVYAVAVDDGNRISDINQGAFTVGSAASLSGTVWNQFFLPQADVVIRLHPGNHQATSNADGSYFVTGFAPGAYTVTATFGGRCGEVSSDPLEIDGQGINFDIFLSAVSDDLGHTCTEQTTAFAAASSTLALTGDDAVATVQLPFAFPFYGGAYRSAWVDTNGLLSFTDPGGSYPYTGQQPAPATPAAAVAPFWDDLVVDASASIRTATTGSGASQRFIVEWRNVHRKGNTAQRLSFEVLLAPDGTVTTNYDQLDNAAERGAHAVVGIEAPDGQDRLRYSVTEPVLASSKAITFTRPDAVGELELHTLTGTLTNASGAPVVGATVTLDPTGLSTTTGTGGAYSFTGLVADSYTVAVRMPGRCGAVASQQVELFADLVRNLQLGPDYGGMGYACSTGSSGFVAASTVLGLTGDDAATMVTLPFPVRFHGETYTSGRVHTNGLVSFGSVSGEPDTWVNPTMPTAAAPNAVVAPFWDDLEVDASASIRTQTLGSSPNRSYVVEWRNVGFRPTNAQRITFEVIFHEDGRIAFHYGAMSTPVQQGAAATVGLENASGTVAALYSFHEAALTANSSIIYTPAPNGTVEGVLTTAVTGDPVAGATVTLNPGNRSATTTADGSYQFTAVPVGEYRVAASTGDNRCAGQYARETINHPGGISDVDLSVMVDGDEFGYKCTAGAQTFIPGDVVEGWQGDETVWQKNPPFPVKLYGESYTSAWISANGLISFKDPAYFGWIGSWPGPIPSPAAEGSPNAAVYVLWDDWVVDSQARIATRISGTAPNRQWVVEWRNVHIYGDTNTRATFEAIFQENGQIRLAYADIDPAKSIERGGEGTVGIENGDGSIGFQYLFREPWLASGQGVTFTPNPPGLGSVSGTVTCAGAPVAGATVAVADKTTTTAANGTYQVTAVPAGTWAVIVTLPSGTCRGSDARQVTVGTNTQATADFGLAVTATGGGYQLTELPVTYTAANGTVLSLTGDDTYTSVALPFPVTLYGQSYSTCWVDINGLVSFINPGTSSPDAWPIPSPAGAEQPNAALYPFWHDWVVDSNASVRTAVRGTTPNRQFVIEWRNVHSYEDPRTRVTFQAIIDEAGGYSFAYIDNDGTFLERGGGATIGIENATGTAAIQYTYRQPVLRPGVGLRFTAPTS, translated from the coding sequence GTGGATGAGCAGGCAGACGCCGCCTCGGCGACGCGAATGGTCGAGATCTGTGGCCGGCGGGTCGAGCTTCTCGCCGAGCGTACGGAGTGGACACAGACCTTCGTCAACGTCGACGGATCGCGGACCTTGGAGCAGACCATCGAGCCGGCGCGGGTCCGTAAGGGAAACGCGTGGGTGCCGGTCGACACCACCCTGAAGATGACGGCCAACGGCGTGGCGCCACGGGCAACGGTGCTGCCGATGGTCTTCTCCGGAGGCGGCGATGCCCCCCTTGCCCGGCTCCGCGACGGCGAGCGGGAGCTGGCGATGACCTGGCCGTCCCGGCTGCCGAAACCCGAGCTGGAGGGTGCGACCGCAATCTACCGCGACGTACTGCCTGACGTCGATCTACAGGTGACTGCGCAGCCCCTGGGCTTCTCCGAGGTGCTGGTGGTGCATTCCCGCGAGGCGGCGGCGCACCCGGACCTGGCGTCGCTGCGGTTCGGACTGGAGACCAAGGGTGTCACGGTGGGCGCGACCGCCTCGGGCGGGCTGGCCGCCCGTGACGACAAAGGCGCCGTCGTGTTCGCCGCGCCTGCACCTCTGATGTGGGACTCCACTGGGTCCGCGGCGGCCGAAACCGACGCGGCAGCGGAGAGTGCCACTCGGGAGAAGGACACGCGCGAGTCCGCACCGCAGCGCAAACCGGACTTGGCAGAGCAGCAGCGGCAGCTGGATGAGTCGTCGACCGCCGAGGTTGCGCCCGACCAGCCCGCCATCCCCGAGGCGGCCCATCGGGCGGTCATGCCGGTCCGCGTCAACGAGGACTCGGTGACCATCCTGCCGGACAAGGCGATGCTGGCTGATCCACGGACGAAGCTGCCGATCTACATCGACCCGTCCTGGACCGGCGGGATCGTCAGCAACGCGTGGACGACGGTGTGGAGCAAGTACAAGGCGAGCTCGTTCTGGCAGAACTCGTCGGCGTTGTACAACGGTTCGACGTACGGGTCGGCCGGTGCGGGCCGTACCCAGGACTGCTCCGGCTGCAGCGACTACATCATCCGGTCGTTCTTCCGGATGAACACCTCCAAGGTGTCCGGGAAGCACATCGTCAAGGCTGAGTTCCGGATCGAGCAGCGGCATGCGTGGACGTGTAGTCCGAAGAGCAACGCGAAACTGTGGCTGACCGGGGCGATCTCCTCGAGCACGACGTGGAACAACCAGCCCACCTGGAACGGCAGCTACACGGCACAGACATCGGGAAACCGCAAGTACGGGGCGGCGCACGGCTGTCTGGGCACCGGCACCATCGAGTTCAACGTGACGTCGATGGTGGCGAAGGCCGCGTCCAGCAAATGGTCGAACCTGACCGTCGGTCTGCGAGCCGTCGACGAGGGCACCAAGAATCAGTGGAAGCGCTTCAACCACTCGTCGCCGAAGCTGGCCATCACCTACAACACCAGTCCGAACGCGCTGGCGGACCGCAAGTCCGACGGCAAGGCCTGCGCCACCGGGGCGTCACGGCCGTACGTGCTGACGACCACGCCGATCCTCGCCGCCAGGCACTCCGACCCGGACAGCGACCAGCAGTCGCTGACGACCGATTTCTACTGGTGGCCGGTGGGCGGTACGCGGACCGAATCGAACAAGGTGTCGCAGGCTGCGGGAAACCCATCGACGGTGTCCCGGGCGATCCCGTCGGGCAGGTTGACCGACGGGGCCAGCTACGTCTGGCAGGCCAGGACCTGGGACGGTTCGCACCATGGAGCGTGGTCTGGCACCTGCGAGTTCACCGTCGACGCGACACCACCGCCACCACCGGCGAACGTCGGCTCCACAAACTACCCCAACGATGGTGTCCCACGCGGCGGAGTCGGCCTCCCTGGCACGTTCTCCGTGGCCGCACCGACCGTCCGGCCGTACGAGGTCAAGGAGTACGCCTACAGCCTCGACTCGGGTGTGCTGACGGCTGCGAAGACGGTGCCGGCGCGGACGACGGACTACGGCGCGTCGATCACCCTGGCGCCGGTGCGCGACGGCGTCAACGTGCTGTACATATGGTCGAAGGACCACGCTGGGCGGTTCTCTACCCCGGTCATCTACAACTTCAGCGTCCGGGCCGGTTCCGGTCCGGCCGCCGAGTGGACGTTCGAGGAAACCGGGACAACCGCCACCGACGTCTCCGGCCACGGCAACGCCCTGACCATCGGCGCATCGGCAACCAGGGTCGCCGGCCGGTCCGGGATAGGTACGGCGCTGTCGCTGCCGGGCACCGCCGCTGCCACCAGGGCCGGCGCGCTCAGCACGCCGCACCCCGACACCGGTGTCTCGACACAGGTCCGCACCGACGTCAGTTTCACCATCGCCGCCTGGGTCAGAATCGACTCCACCACCGGAACTGGCCTGCAGACCGTAGTCAGCGCGAACGGCTCCCGGGCGTCTGCCTATCACCTCGGCTACGCCGGGGGCAACCAACGCTGGCGATTCACGATGGCCGGGGCCGACGTCGACAACCCCGCGCTGTACAGCGTGCTGTCCAACGCCGCACCTACCGCTGGCCGGTGGACCCACCTCGCCGGGGTCTACGACGCCTCGACAAGACAGATGACGCTCTACGTCAACGGCGTCCTCCAGACGGCAACTGCGACCCTCGTCGGGGGGTTCAACGCTACGACAGATGTCGCCGTTGGCAAACGCAAGTGGAACGGCGGCGACGACAGCTTCTTCACCGGTCTTGTCGACAACGTGCGCTTCTACAACTTCATGGAGACCCCGGCGAACCTCTCGGAGCTCGCAGTACCGCTGCCGCCCGTCGTCACCTTCCCCAACGGCAACGACGCCACCGCCGGCGGACAGCTCACCGTACGGTTCGACGCCGGCGGCGACACCAACGTCACCAGCTTCCGATACAGCGTCGACGGCGCTGGGCTAGACAGCGCGGTGAACGCGACCACGGCGGGTGGCACCGCGACCGTGACTATCGACGTCGGCGGCGCAATGGGAGAGCGGCCCGTCTACGCGGTCGCGGTGGACGACGGCAATCGGATCAGCGACATTAACCAGGGCGCGTTTACCGTCGGGTCGGCAGCCAGCCTGTCCGGTACGGTGTGGAACCAGTTCTTCCTGCCACAGGCCGACGTCGTGATCCGGCTGCATCCCGGTAACCATCAAGCGACCTCGAATGCCGACGGCAGCTACTTCGTGACAGGCTTCGCCCCCGGCGCGTACACCGTCACCGCCACGTTCGGCGGCCGATGCGGCGAGGTGTCCAGCGATCCGTTGGAGATCGACGGACAGGGCATCAATTTCGACATCTTCCTCTCAGCGGTCAGCGACGATCTGGGTCACACCTGCACGGAACAGACCACCGCGTTCGCTGCGGCGTCGAGCACACTGGCGTTGACCGGTGATGACGCGGTCGCCACAGTGCAGTTGCCGTTCGCGTTCCCGTTCTACGGCGGCGCGTACCGCAGCGCGTGGGTGGACACCAACGGCTTGCTTTCCTTCACGGACCCCGGCGGCTCGTACCCGTACACCGGTCAGCAGCCGGCACCGGCGACACCAGCCGCAGCGGTGGCACCATTCTGGGACGACCTGGTCGTCGACGCCTCGGCGAGTATCCGTACCGCGACTACCGGCTCCGGCGCTTCCCAGCGGTTCATCGTCGAATGGCGCAACGTGCACCGTAAGGGCAACACCGCGCAGCGGCTGTCGTTCGAGGTGCTCCTCGCCCCCGACGGCACCGTGACCACGAACTACGATCAACTCGACAACGCCGCCGAGCGGGGTGCACACGCGGTCGTCGGGATCGAGGCACCCGACGGCCAGGACCGGCTGCGCTACTCCGTCACCGAGCCGGTGCTGGCAAGCAGCAAGGCGATCACGTTCACTCGACCGGACGCCGTCGGCGAACTGGAGCTGCACACCCTGACTGGCACACTGACCAACGCCTCGGGCGCACCGGTGGTCGGTGCCACGGTGACCCTGGATCCGACCGGGTTGAGTACGACGACCGGCACCGGCGGCGCGTACAGCTTCACCGGACTCGTAGCGGACAGCTACACCGTGGCGGTGCGGATGCCGGGGCGGTGCGGTGCCGTGGCCAGCCAGCAGGTGGAGCTGTTCGCCGACCTGGTCCGTAACCTGCAGTTGGGTCCGGACTACGGCGGCATGGGATACGCGTGTAGCACTGGGAGCTCCGGTTTCGTCGCCGCATCGACGGTGCTCGGGTTGACCGGTGACGACGCGGCGACGATGGTCACCCTGCCATTCCCGGTACGGTTCCACGGCGAGACGTACACCAGTGGGCGGGTGCACACGAATGGCCTGGTGAGCTTCGGCAGCGTGTCCGGCGAGCCGGACACCTGGGTGAACCCGACGATGCCAACCGCCGCCGCACCGAATGCTGTCGTGGCGCCGTTCTGGGACGATCTGGAGGTCGACGCGTCAGCCAGCATCCGCACCCAGACCTTGGGCAGCTCACCGAACCGATCGTATGTGGTCGAGTGGCGCAACGTTGGATTCCGGCCCACCAACGCCCAACGGATCACCTTCGAGGTCATCTTCCACGAGGATGGTCGGATCGCATTCCACTACGGGGCTATGTCGACTCCGGTCCAGCAGGGCGCGGCGGCGACGGTCGGGCTGGAAAACGCCTCCGGCACAGTCGCTGCGCTGTACTCCTTCCACGAGGCGGCGCTGACCGCAAACAGCTCGATCATCTACACCCCGGCCCCTAATGGGACGGTCGAGGGCGTGTTGACCACGGCGGTTACCGGTGACCCGGTAGCCGGGGCGACGGTGACGTTGAACCCGGGTAACCGCAGCGCCACCACTACCGCCGACGGAAGCTACCAGTTCACCGCGGTCCCGGTGGGCGAGTACCGGGTCGCGGCGTCCACCGGTGACAACCGGTGTGCCGGCCAGTACGCCCGCGAGACGATCAACCATCCAGGCGGCATCTCTGACGTGGATCTGTCGGTGATGGTCGACGGCGATGAGTTTGGCTACAAGTGCACCGCCGGTGCACAGACCTTCATCCCCGGTGACGTCGTCGAGGGATGGCAGGGCGACGAGACGGTATGGCAGAAGAACCCGCCATTCCCGGTCAAGCTCTACGGCGAGTCGTACACGTCGGCGTGGATCAGCGCCAACGGCCTGATCAGCTTCAAGGACCCGGCGTACTTCGGCTGGATCGGCTCCTGGCCGGGCCCGATCCCGTCACCGGCGGCGGAGGGCTCACCGAACGCGGCGGTTTATGTGCTGTGGGACGACTGGGTGGTCGACTCTCAGGCCCGGATTGCGACCAGGATCAGCGGCACCGCCCCGAACCGGCAATGGGTCGTGGAGTGGCGCAACGTCCATATCTACGGTGACACCAACACCCGGGCCACCTTCGAGGCCATCTTCCAGGAGAACGGTCAGATCAGGCTCGCCTACGCCGACATCGACCCCGCGAAGTCGATCGAACGTGGCGGTGAGGGCACCGTCGGGATCGAGAACGGCGACGGATCCATCGGCTTCCAGTACCTGTTCCGTGAGCCGTGGCTCGCCTCCGGCCAGGGTGTCACGTTCACCCCTAACCCTCCGGGCCTGGGCAGCGTCAGCGGCACCGTCACCTGTGCTGGAGCACCGGTCGCCGGAGCGACCGTTGCGGTTGCCGACAAGACGACCACCACCGCCGCCAACGGCACCTATCAGGTCACTGCGGTTCCGGCCGGTACCTGGGCGGTGATCGTCACCCTGCCGAGCGGCACCTGCCGGGGCTCGGACGCGCGCCAGGTGACGGTCGGGACCAACACTCAGGCAACCGCCGACTTCGGCCTGGCCGTCACCGCGACCGGCGGCGGTTACCAACTGACTGAACTACCCGTGACCTACACCGCCGCCAACGGCACCGTGCTGTCGCTGACTGGTGACGACACCTACACCTCGGTCGCCCTTCCATTCCCAGTGACCCTCTACGGTCAGAGTTACTCCACCTGCTGGGTGGACATCAACGGACTGGTCAGCTTCATCAACCCCGGGACGTCCTCACCGGACGCGTGGCCCATCCCGTCACCCGCCGGTGCCGAGCAACCCAACGCCGCATTGTACCCGTTCTGGCACGACTGGGTTGTCGACAGCAACGCCAGTGTCCGCACCGCTGTGCGTGGCACCACACCGAACCGGCAGTTCGTCATCGAGTGGCGCAACGTCCACTCGTACGAGGATCCGCGTACCCGGGTCACCTTCCAGGCCATCATCGACGAAGCCGGCGGCTACAGCTTCGCCTACATCGACAACGACGGCACGTTCCTCGAACGTGGCGGCGGCGCCACGATCGGCATCGAGAACGCCACCGGCACCGCCGCGATCCAGTACACGTACCGGCAACCCGTGCTCCGGCCCGGAGTGGGACTGCGATTTACCGCCCCCACGTCCTGA
- a CDS encoding cupin domain-containing protein — protein sequence MRRSDRVVTDGDVRQDLVGARMRQFRKEQGLTLRGLAGRANLSIGFLSQVERGVSSIGLTALNSVAAALDRPVAEFFSEEPPATAEDPQGNLPVHFTLTRADNGATEYVSGQQTYRMLSDRGPNLVLEPMLVHIAPGGRREEAYGHAGEEFAYVVRGELLYEVDGVEHRLYPGDSLHLRSNTPHRLYNDTDEVTTVVSVVTPRLF from the coding sequence GTGCGCAGGTCAGACCGCGTCGTCACCGACGGTGACGTACGTCAGGATCTGGTCGGCGCCCGGATGCGCCAGTTCCGCAAGGAACAGGGGCTGACCCTGCGCGGTCTGGCCGGTCGGGCCAATCTGTCGATCGGCTTCCTGTCGCAGGTCGAGCGGGGTGTCTCGTCGATCGGGCTGACCGCGCTCAACAGCGTCGCCGCCGCCCTGGACCGGCCGGTCGCCGAGTTCTTCAGCGAGGAGCCGCCCGCGACCGCCGAGGACCCGCAGGGCAACTTGCCGGTGCACTTCACGCTCACCCGGGCCGACAACGGCGCGACCGAGTACGTCTCCGGTCAGCAGACCTATCGGATGCTCTCCGACCGTGGCCCCAACCTGGTGCTGGAGCCGATGCTGGTGCACATCGCGCCGGGCGGGCGCCGCGAGGAGGCGTACGGGCACGCCGGCGAGGAGTTCGCCTACGTCGTGCGGGGCGAGCTGCTGTACGAGGTCGACGGGGTGGAGCACCGGCTCTACCCGGGCGACAGCCTGCACCTGCGGTCGAACACCCCGCACCGGCTCTACAACGACACCGACGAAGTGACCACCGTGGTCTCGGTGGTCACTCCCCGGTTGTTCTGA
- a CDS encoding alpha/beta hydrolase: MTVDHVLVVAGPGLAVDPSLLHGLVAAEATGLGVTGDFVAAADAGQVRQLLDGLGAGSAAVGLPGPDPAVRSLLTSGGDRAGRTVWYEPDVTGPQPVHQASTHLYGRGVWGLAWAVRHAVHRLRRPALRIPYGPDPEQWGELRLPPAAGDRVPVAVLLHGGFWRSIWAADLMDALAIDLADRGYAAWNLEYRRPDRHGWPATTADVATGLAVLANLPELTGDAVPAGSLDLDRVAVFGHSAGGQLALRLAADTAADGPGSGGPGGAGGVAVALAVSLAGVLDLAEGQRRQVGTGAVAAALGGVRDDIPQVYAASDPMARLPIGVPQLIVQGASDDLDLIDFNRRYVAAARAAGEDPGWLEQAGDHFSVIDPAAPIWRATMAETDRRLGR, translated from the coding sequence ATGACTGTCGATCATGTACTGGTCGTCGCCGGCCCGGGGCTGGCGGTCGACCCGTCGCTGCTGCACGGGCTGGTCGCCGCTGAGGCAACCGGTCTCGGCGTGACCGGTGACTTCGTGGCCGCCGCCGACGCGGGTCAGGTGCGACAGCTGCTCGACGGCCTCGGCGCGGGCAGCGCCGCCGTCGGGCTGCCCGGCCCGGACCCGGCGGTCCGGTCGTTGCTGACCAGCGGCGGCGACCGGGCCGGCCGCACCGTGTGGTACGAGCCCGACGTTACCGGCCCGCAGCCGGTGCATCAAGCCTCGACCCACCTGTACGGCCGGGGCGTGTGGGGGCTGGCCTGGGCGGTCCGGCACGCGGTGCACCGGCTGCGCCGACCGGCACTGCGGATCCCGTACGGTCCGGATCCGGAACAGTGGGGCGAGCTGCGGCTGCCGCCAGCGGCAGGTGATCGCGTGCCGGTGGCGGTGCTGCTGCACGGCGGCTTCTGGCGGTCGATCTGGGCGGCGGACCTGATGGACGCGCTCGCCATCGACCTTGCCGACCGGGGCTACGCGGCGTGGAACCTGGAGTACCGCCGACCGGACCGGCACGGCTGGCCGGCCACCACCGCCGACGTGGCGACCGGGTTGGCGGTGCTGGCCAACCTGCCGGAGCTGACCGGCGACGCGGTGCCGGCCGGGTCGCTGGACCTGGACCGGGTCGCGGTGTTCGGCCACTCCGCTGGCGGCCAGTTGGCGCTGCGGCTGGCCGCCGACACCGCCGCCGACGGTCCCGGCTCTGGCGGTCCCGGCGGTGCGGGCGGTGTCGCGGTGGCGTTGGCGGTGTCGTTGGCCGGGGTGCTGGACCTGGCCGAGGGCCAGCGGCGCCAGGTCGGCACCGGGGCGGTCGCCGCCGCGCTCGGCGGTGTTCGCGACGACATCCCGCAGGTGTACGCCGCCTCGGATCCGATGGCCCGGCTGCCGATCGGCGTACCACAGTTGATCGTCCAGGGTGCCAGCGACGACCTGGACCTGATCGACTTCAACCGCCGGTACGTGGCCGCGGCCCGCGCCGCCGGCGAGGACCCGGGCTGGCTGGAGCAGGCCGGCGACCACTTCTCGGTGATCGACCCGGCCGCGCCGATCTGGCGGGCGACGATGGCCGAGACGGACCGCCGACTCGGCCGGTGA
- a CDS encoding LLM class flavin-dependent oxidoreductase: protein MSTVEIGLGLQSDKRAGDYARLARAAEAYGFDVLTVFGDLMYQPPIFPLLEMAAATGRVRLGTACLNPYSMAPYEIAGQLAALDLASHGRAYLGLARGTWLGAVGIAQPRPLAALAEAAEVVYRLLRGDTSGFDGTVFQLAADTTLRYAVHRPDPPLLLGAWGPRGAALAGRIADEIKVGGSANPDMVPVIRDRIRPGAQAAGRPVDDIGIVFGAVTVVDTDGEAARAKARTEVAMYLAVVADLDPTVTVPDELLAHVKSLVAAGRDVDAGRLVPDDLLDRFAFSGTPAQVAAQAQALIDAGVRRVEFGTPHGLTDDRGVELLGAQVLPLLRKEGSR, encoded by the coding sequence GTGTCTACTGTAGAAATCGGGCTGGGGTTGCAGAGCGACAAGCGCGCCGGCGACTACGCCCGGCTGGCCCGCGCCGCCGAGGCGTACGGCTTCGACGTGCTCACCGTCTTCGGTGACCTGATGTACCAGCCGCCGATCTTCCCGCTGCTGGAGATGGCCGCCGCCACCGGGCGGGTCCGGCTCGGCACCGCCTGCCTCAACCCGTACTCGATGGCCCCGTACGAGATCGCCGGTCAGCTCGCCGCCCTCGACCTGGCCTCGCACGGGCGGGCCTACCTCGGGCTGGCCCGAGGCACCTGGCTCGGCGCGGTCGGCATCGCCCAGCCGCGCCCGCTCGCCGCGCTCGCCGAGGCCGCCGAGGTGGTCTACCGGCTGCTGCGCGGCGACACGTCCGGTTTCGACGGTACGGTGTTCCAACTCGCCGCCGACACCACCCTCCGGTACGCCGTGCACCGCCCCGACCCGCCGCTGCTACTCGGCGCCTGGGGGCCGCGCGGTGCCGCGCTCGCCGGCCGGATCGCCGACGAGATCAAGGTCGGCGGCAGCGCCAACCCGGACATGGTGCCGGTGATCCGGGACCGGATCCGCCCCGGTGCGCAGGCCGCCGGCCGCCCGGTCGACGACATCGGCATCGTGTTCGGCGCGGTGACCGTGGTCGACACCGACGGCGAGGCGGCGCGGGCGAAGGCCCGCACCGAAGTGGCGATGTACCTGGCGGTCGTCGCCGACCTGGACCCGACGGTGACCGTCCCGGACGAGCTGCTGGCGCACGTCAAGTCGTTGGTGGCGGCCGGGCGTGACGTCGACGCGGGCCGGCTGGTGCCCGACGACCTGCTGGACCGGTTCGCTTTCTCCGGCACCCCGGCGCAGGTCGCCGCCCAGGCACAGGCGCTGATCGACGCCGGGGTACGCCGGGTCGAGTTCGGCACCCCGCACGGGCTCACCGACGATCGGGGAGTGGAGCTGCTCGGCGCGCAGGTGCTGCCGCTGCTGCGGAAGGAGGGTTCCCGATGA
- a CDS encoding TIGR04076 family protein codes for MSEHTAGADGGEGIGGGDMEVYDLRVSVDRIEGRSVCGMAVGDHFELTDSAHLKIPAGKHFCVYALASVLPFLAAKQRDMPPGDWLERDTLFACPDPEEGLVMRVERTCKRRMNSADLT; via the coding sequence ATGAGCGAGCACACTGCCGGCGCCGACGGCGGCGAAGGCATCGGAGGCGGCGACATGGAGGTCTACGACCTGCGGGTCAGCGTGGACCGCATCGAGGGCCGGTCGGTCTGCGGAATGGCCGTCGGCGACCACTTCGAGCTGACCGACAGCGCGCACCTGAAGATCCCGGCCGGCAAACACTTCTGCGTGTACGCGCTCGCCTCCGTGCTGCCGTTCCTCGCCGCCAAGCAGCGCGACATGCCGCCGGGGGACTGGCTGGAACGTGACACCCTGTTCGCCTGCCCGGACCCGGAGGAGGGCCTGGTCATGCGGGTCGAACGGACCTGCAAACGGCGGATGAACTCCGCCGACCTGACCTGA
- a CDS encoding NADPH:quinone oxidoreductase family protein translates to MRRLIATGYGEPEQVLTVADLPDDPPPGPGQVRIAVTAVGLNFLDVMLCRGEYPVRPEPPFTPGVELAGRVVATGTGAEALAGVDVVACPALPHGALGETVTIDATLAVPRPAELDPVVAAAVPVTYQTAWFALDRAGVHAGETVLVHAGAGGVGIAATQLARARGARVICTAGGPAKTALCRDNGADVAIDYLATDFVDAVRDATGGTGADVVVDPVGGDVFTRSLDCLAVEGRLVAVGAAGGTPPPVDPMRLIAGNATLIGLSWGSTYPWARPDAVAQAYQRIFDLIRAGAVRPPVSRVVDLAGTPAALADLADRRTTGKIIVRIDPREQS, encoded by the coding sequence ATGAGGCGGCTGATCGCCACCGGGTACGGCGAACCCGAGCAGGTGCTCACAGTCGCCGACCTGCCCGACGACCCGCCGCCCGGCCCCGGCCAGGTGCGGATCGCGGTCACCGCCGTCGGGCTGAACTTCCTCGACGTCATGCTGTGCCGGGGCGAGTACCCGGTGCGCCCCGAACCGCCGTTCACCCCCGGTGTCGAGCTGGCCGGCCGGGTCGTCGCCACCGGCACCGGGGCCGAGGCCCTGGCCGGGGTCGACGTGGTGGCCTGCCCGGCGCTGCCGCACGGCGCGCTCGGCGAGACCGTCACCATCGACGCGACGCTCGCCGTACCGCGTCCGGCCGAGCTTGACCCGGTCGTGGCCGCCGCCGTCCCGGTCACCTATCAGACTGCCTGGTTCGCCCTGGACCGCGCGGGCGTCCACGCTGGTGAGACGGTGCTGGTGCACGCCGGAGCCGGCGGCGTCGGCATCGCCGCCACCCAGCTGGCGCGCGCCCGGGGCGCCCGGGTGATCTGCACCGCCGGCGGGCCGGCGAAGACGGCGCTGTGCCGCGACAACGGCGCCGACGTCGCCATCGACTACCTGGCCACCGACTTCGTCGACGCGGTACGCGACGCGACCGGCGGCACCGGCGCGGACGTGGTCGTCGACCCGGTCGGCGGTGACGTGTTCACCCGGTCGCTGGACTGCCTCGCCGTCGAGGGCCGACTGGTGGCGGTCGGTGCGGCCGGCGGCACCCCGCCGCCGGTGGACCCGATGCGGCTGATCGCCGGCAACGCCACCCTGATCGGGCTCTCCTGGGGCTCGACGTACCCGTGGGCCCGCCCCGACGCGGTCGCCCAGGCGTACCAGCGGATCTTCGACCTGATCCGGGCCGGCGCGGTCCGGCCCCCGGTGAGCCGGGTCGTCGACCTGGCCGGCACCCCGGCGGCGCTCGCCGACCTGGCCGACCGGCGCACCACCGGCAAGATCATCGTCCGGATCGACCCGAGGGAGCAATCATGA
- a CDS encoding nuclear transport factor 2 family protein gives MSEQAAAEIAADIDDMYDAFLAGDQARFDRHLHADVTTWETHLPGPLRTRAELDAYRAGRDAAGSRPTLDRLAARQLRVDVWGDAAVARYVLVAVAAGGGPEQHSRVTDVLRRTDDGWRIVHHHSELVRDPAEPDLEPAGGPA, from the coding sequence ATGTCCGAACAGGCCGCCGCCGAGATCGCCGCCGACATCGACGACATGTACGACGCCTTTCTCGCCGGTGACCAGGCCCGGTTCGACCGGCACCTGCACGCCGACGTGACCACCTGGGAGACGCACCTGCCCGGCCCGCTGCGTACCCGCGCCGAACTGGACGCCTACCGGGCAGGCCGCGATGCCGCCGGCAGCCGGCCGACGCTGGACCGGCTCGCCGCGCGGCAGCTGCGGGTCGACGTGTGGGGCGACGCCGCCGTGGCCCGCTACGTCCTGGTCGCCGTGGCCGCCGGCGGCGGACCGGAGCAGCACAGCCGGGTCACCGACGTGCTGCGCCGCACCGACGACGGCTGGCGGATCGTGCACCACCACTCCGAACTGGTCCGCGACCCGGCGGAACCGGACCTCGAACCCGCCGGCGGCCCGGCATGA